One window of the Candidatus Zixiibacteriota bacterium genome contains the following:
- a CDS encoding putative Histidine kinase (Evidence 3 : Putative function from multiple computational evidences; Product type e : enzyme) — translation MLKIKGPGLLIRISHLILIQIIFVFAALGLVLFNATDDSSVIQHYQQQGQRIYSGSTELARELNRHYPVSPGDTSQAFAARQFLSTHNLKGEVGLLKHDIGENRDTLVYLASFGTDNSRLADLSEIQASSVFNLLRASDRPYQTTISGEGRYISYLIKPQDADQKYALIITVPNDLSSDVKNNQAELLFVLFLISALISLLIINLIFRGIKRPLSRLTEAFEKTADGEEHYIGEKAGDKEIQRLTDAFNKMSQSLSEKRRKLSAANRELLKANKSLIDSESILTALVDYSPDAIIVTDLDDQVIIYNQQAGQELGYNQTEMLGKKIGNLLTVPKERKSLDDTLGVGVHPEAQEIICRRRDGSRFPALLIHTALGPEGCNPIAMLYFIKNISESDNYQEMILKLDRVASRGKMARDIAHEINNYLAVLQGNLELVSMILPQGDTDKIEKKINIMKDTVAKIVNFTDGLTQFSDENSEFRRADLNQLVENLVAFLKPQNKFDEILIGTNLGDSLPLVEIDAAQIQLLLVNLIYNAAEAMESFDGTRWIIVSTSLDDSGECFYLKVADSGPGVEPDDIPKLFVNRFSTKRKANGLGLITCKNVVQNHRGEIAYHTGDESKAIFVVKVPVKHQAEAKESAPANASAAK, via the coding sequence ATGCTGAAAATAAAAGGGCCGGGCCTGCTGATAAGAATCTCCCACCTTATTCTCATACAAATTATTTTCGTCTTCGCGGCTCTGGGGTTGGTGCTTTTCAATGCCACCGATGACAGCTCTGTGATTCAGCACTATCAGCAGCAAGGGCAGAGAATTTATTCCGGTTCAACCGAACTTGCCCGGGAATTGAATCGCCATTATCCCGTCTCACCCGGCGATACATCGCAGGCTTTCGCCGCCCGCCAATTTCTTAGCACCCATAATTTGAAAGGCGAGGTGGGTCTTTTGAAGCATGACATCGGTGAGAACAGAGATACTCTTGTATATCTGGCATCCTTTGGGACCGATAATAGCCGGCTGGCCGATTTATCCGAGATTCAAGCATCATCCGTTTTCAATCTTCTTCGGGCCTCGGACCGGCCCTACCAGACGACCATCAGCGGTGAGGGAAGATATATATCATATTTGATAAAGCCCCAGGACGCAGACCAGAAATATGCCTTGATTATCACGGTTCCAAATGACCTTTCCAGCGATGTTAAGAATAATCAGGCCGAATTGTTGTTTGTTTTGTTTCTCATTTCCGCCCTTATATCACTCTTGATAATCAATCTTATCTTTCGCGGTATCAAAAGACCCCTGTCCCGTTTGACGGAGGCGTTCGAGAAGACTGCTGACGGCGAGGAGCACTATATTGGGGAGAAAGCCGGAGATAAAGAAATTCAGCGGCTGACAGACGCTTTCAATAAAATGTCGCAGAGTTTATCGGAGAAACGGCGCAAATTATCGGCGGCCAACCGGGAGCTCCTTAAGGCCAATAAATCCCTGATCGACTCCGAATCGATCCTGACCGCCCTGGTCGATTATTCGCCCGATGCCATTATTGTCACCGATCTCGATGATCAGGTCATAATTTACAACCAGCAGGCCGGACAGGAATTAGGTTACAATCAGACGGAAATGCTCGGCAAAAAAATAGGCAACCTCCTGACCGTGCCCAAGGAGCGCAAGTCGCTCGACGATACCTTGGGGGTGGGGGTGCATCCCGAGGCCCAGGAAATCATCTGCCGCCGCCGCGACGGCAGCCGCTTCCCGGCGCTTCTTATTCATACCGCCCTCGGGCCGGAAGGATGCAATCCGATCGCCATGCTTTATTTCATAAAAAATATCTCGGAAAGCGACAATTATCAGGAGATGATCCTAAAATTGGATCGGGTCGCTTCACGGGGGAAAATGGCGCGCGATATCGCCCACGAAATAAATAATTACCTGGCTGTCCTGCAGGGCAATCTGGAACTGGTGTCCATGATTCTGCCCCAGGGCGATACGGACAAGATCGAGAAGAAAATCAATATCATGAAAGACACGGTCGCCAAGATCGTGAATTTTACGGATGGACTGACACAATTCAGCGATGAGAACAGCGAATTCCGCCGCGCCGATCTTAATCAACTGGTAGAGAACCTGGTGGCGTTCCTTAAGCCGCAGAATAAATTTGATGAAATTCTCATCGGGACCAATCTCGGCGATAGTTTGCCGCTGGTGGAAATCGATGCCGCTCAGATCCAACTGCTTCTGGTGAACCTGATTTACAATGCCGCCGAGGCGATGGAAAGTTTCGATGGGACCCGCTGGATAATCGTCTCGACGTCGCTGGATGACAGCGGTGAATGTTTTTATTTGAAAGTTGCCGACAGCGGTCCCGGAGTCGAACCCGATGATATTCCCAAATTGTTCGTTAATCGGTTCAGTACCAAGCGCAAGGCCAACGGTCTGGGTCTTATTACATGCAAAAACGTGGTTCAGAACCATCGAGGTGAAATCGCTTATCATACCGGTGACGAATCAAAAGCGATTTTTGTCGTCAAGGTGCCGGTAAAACATCAGGCGGAAGCAAAAGAATCCGCCCCGGCGAACGCCTCGGCCGCCAAATAA
- a CDS encoding conserved hypothetical protein (Evidence 4 : Unknown function but conserved in other organisms) has protein sequence MRIAVTGATGFIGQNLIRALALTGNEIIGLARHTSKIQSHPTNVRYMAADINDAESLPRTLQKVNVIYHLVGIIAETKELTFTGTVVTGTENIIAACKSAGVGKIIYLSALGTGSDAMGKYFRSKWEAEEKIRNSGLEYAIIRPSVVYGPGDRFINMLARMIKYFPVTPIPGSGRMRLQPIYVENLTALLVSILDSPGAWGKTLEIGGPEALEYRQMIAIIKKVLNRRRPNIYIPLRLMKLSAAVLESFMKPSPLTRDQIGMLSRDNICDNRELLNVIDIKLTRMENDLKEYLR, from the coding sequence TTGAGAATTGCCGTTACAGGAGCTACAGGCTTTATAGGGCAAAATCTAATCCGCGCTCTCGCCTTGACCGGCAACGAAATAATCGGCCTGGCGCGTCATACCTCCAAAATCCAAAGTCATCCGACGAATGTTCGCTATATGGCCGCCGACATCAATGATGCAGAATCTTTGCCCCGAACCCTGCAGAAAGTAAATGTAATCTATCATCTCGTTGGTATAATCGCGGAAACAAAAGAACTGACTTTCACCGGGACGGTTGTGACTGGAACGGAGAATATTATTGCGGCTTGTAAGAGTGCGGGAGTCGGCAAAATAATTTATCTCTCCGCTCTGGGGACAGGATCGGATGCGATGGGCAAGTATTTCCGATCTAAATGGGAAGCGGAAGAAAAAATACGAAATTCCGGTCTTGAATATGCAATAATCAGGCCCTCCGTGGTCTATGGCCCCGGCGATAGATTTATCAACATGCTCGCCAGAATGATAAAATACTTTCCGGTTACGCCGATTCCTGGAAGCGGCAGAATGCGGCTTCAGCCGATTTACGTAGAAAATCTTACCGCCTTATTGGTTTCGATTCTTGATTCACCCGGGGCGTGGGGGAAAACGCTGGAAATAGGCGGGCCGGAGGCCCTTGAATACCGGCAGATGATTGCCATCATTAAAAAGGTATTGAACAGAAGGCGGCCCAATATTTATATTCCTCTCCGATTGATGAAATTGAGCGCGGCAGTGTTGGAGTCCTTTATGAAGCCGTCCCCTTTAACTCGCGACCAGATCGGGATGCTCAGCCGTGACAATATTTGCGACAATCGGGAACTTCTGAATGTTATTGACATTAAATTGACCAGAATGGAAAATGATCTGAAAGAATATTTGAGGTAG
- a CDS encoding putative FAD/FMN-containing dehydrogenase, glycolate oxidase, fused subunits GlcD and GlcF (Evidence 3 : Putative function from multiple computational evidences): protein MFEKFRNARATLSAYSSDASIYAIRPISVISPDSAEEIAAAVYAAQKAGISVTARGGGTGLSGGAIGPGIILDFGNLRSILEFDAINGKVKTEPGIIFEELNLALKKYNLFFPPDPSSGDSCQIGGMIANNSSGPRSVKYGLTSDFVEEISIVKPDGKTTLLKKIPAGSSEVNNFYLYNPEYRKAFELIEGNQELILDRWPRLKKNSAGYNLRVIAEDLTRGILNFPALIVGSEGTLGLVASATLRLLPIPREILTCRLYFHSLVEAGRAVKDILTLAPSGLEIVDGSTLKLIGRERFNIPGEAAALLLVEFDEEVLAKRGIFTRLVSRLDLVTPPEFAENAESAGDLWKARKAIVPTLYRHHPQKRPLALIEDISIPPEEVPSFIDYAVNLFEAHHLTYGIFGHIGDGNLHIRPLFDLNDPADRNLAEKLYYQVYDRVISLGGSTTAEHADGRLRAALVRKMYGEEIYDIFRKIKDLLDPDHRFAPGVIISDTPFTVNIDYEKIRSYCAACGKCNGYCPAYDIFHREDFSPRGWLRMINQSGEKRKNLTRYLSYCLNCKNCATVCPAGVDIASEIIKYKEVKPSFVSKMATGFANTEGLLSLSLKISRVAEPLISSGAGRSLLAILGKPVAGLDRSAVFPKIAPKSIRQRFPERIDDKGDVAFFHGCADNLLVSRVGEAVFKVFDRLGAKVSIPEQKCCGLPYEVYGHRDNLMAKAKFNIDKLERFQAVITGCASCLLRLKDYKELFEEDDPYYRKAEALTEKCFDISQYILNLNPDFEIFSSDRLARVTYHNPCHLRAAGLHNEPQKLLRRLNNLEIVAPLYPNRCCAQAGSYGFLHFQESKQMFSKKKEDYAGIEAEYLATSCPACQMKIRAEMGNKFNVVHPVEILAERLK, encoded by the coding sequence ATGTTCGAGAAATTCAGAAACGCCAGGGCAACACTATCAGCCTACTCGTCGGATGCTTCCATTTATGCCATTCGGCCGATTTCTGTAATATCTCCCGATAGCGCCGAGGAAATTGCAGCAGCCGTATATGCCGCACAGAAAGCCGGTATCTCAGTCACGGCTCGCGGCGGCGGAACCGGCCTTTCCGGCGGTGCCATTGGCCCCGGGATAATCCTCGATTTCGGAAATCTACGATCCATACTGGAATTTGACGCGATCAATGGAAAAGTAAAAACGGAGCCCGGAATTATCTTTGAAGAGTTGAATCTGGCACTCAAAAAATATAACCTTTTCTTCCCGCCGGATCCGTCATCAGGTGATTCCTGTCAGATTGGCGGTATGATTGCCAATAATTCTTCGGGTCCCCGATCGGTTAAATACGGTCTGACATCCGATTTCGTGGAGGAAATTTCCATCGTAAAGCCCGATGGTAAAACAACTCTTTTAAAAAAGATTCCGGCCGGTTCAAGTGAAGTCAATAATTTCTATCTTTATAATCCTGAATACCGAAAAGCATTTGAACTGATTGAAGGAAACCAGGAATTAATTCTCGATAGATGGCCCCGGCTCAAAAAAAATTCCGCCGGTTACAATTTGCGGGTTATTGCCGAGGACCTGACAAGGGGAATTCTTAATTTCCCCGCTCTTATTGTCGGTTCGGAAGGAACGTTGGGCCTCGTGGCTTCCGCCACTCTTCGTCTGCTCCCGATTCCCCGGGAAATCCTCACCTGCCGCCTTTATTTTCATTCGCTGGTGGAGGCCGGGCGGGCGGTCAAAGATATTCTCACTCTGGCGCCGTCAGGGCTGGAAATTGTGGATGGCTCCACTCTTAAATTAATCGGGCGAGAGAGATTCAATATTCCCGGGGAAGCGGCCGCCCTGTTGCTCGTGGAATTTGATGAAGAGGTTTTGGCCAAAAGAGGTATCTTCACGCGATTGGTGTCAAGGCTTGATCTTGTTACGCCGCCCGAGTTCGCTGAAAACGCTGAATCGGCCGGGGATCTCTGGAAGGCCCGAAAAGCAATTGTGCCGACCCTGTACCGTCATCACCCCCAAAAGCGTCCCCTGGCACTTATCGAGGATATTTCGATTCCCCCCGAAGAGGTCCCGTCGTTTATCGATTACGCGGTCAATTTATTCGAAGCGCACCATCTGACCTACGGCATTTTCGGACATATCGGCGATGGTAATCTTCACATAAGACCGCTCTTTGATTTAAACGATCCCGCCGACAGAAACCTGGCGGAGAAGTTGTATTATCAAGTGTACGATCGCGTGATTTCGCTGGGCGGATCGACTACCGCCGAGCATGCCGACGGTCGCCTGCGGGCCGCCCTGGTTAGAAAAATGTACGGCGAGGAAATCTATGACATCTTCCGCAAAATAAAAGACCTTCTGGATCCGGACCATCGTTTTGCCCCCGGGGTGATCATCAGCGATACCCCTTTTACGGTCAATATCGATTACGAAAAAATCAGATCGTATTGCGCCGCCTGCGGCAAGTGCAATGGATACTGCCCGGCTTATGATATTTTCCACCGCGAAGATTTTTCTCCGCGGGGCTGGCTGCGCATGATCAATCAATCGGGAGAGAAAAGAAAGAATCTCACTCGGTATCTTTCATACTGCTTGAACTGCAAGAACTGCGCGACTGTTTGCCCGGCCGGGGTCGATATCGCTTCCGAGATAATCAAATACAAAGAGGTAAAACCATCATTTGTTTCCAAAATGGCCACCGGTTTCGCCAACACCGAAGGGCTCCTCAGTCTGTCATTAAAAATAAGCCGGGTAGCCGAACCTCTCATATCCAGCGGGGCCGGCAGAAGCCTCCTGGCCATATTGGGAAAACCGGTGGCGGGTCTGGACCGAAGCGCTGTCTTCCCCAAAATCGCCCCGAAAAGCATTCGTCAGCGATTCCCGGAACGGATTGATGACAAGGGAGACGTTGCTTTCTTCCATGGCTGTGCCGACAATTTGCTGGTTTCCCGGGTCGGCGAGGCGGTATTCAAGGTCTTTGACCGGCTCGGAGCAAAAGTCTCAATCCCGGAGCAGAAATGTTGCGGTTTGCCTTATGAAGTTTACGGGCATCGCGATAACTTGATGGCAAAAGCAAAATTCAATATCGATAAATTGGAGCGATTTCAAGCTGTCATTACCGGCTGTGCGTCCTGTCTTCTGCGATTGAAGGATTATAAGGAATTATTTGAAGAAGATGACCCGTATTATCGAAAGGCCGAAGCGCTGACCGAAAAATGCTTCGATATTAGCCAGTATATATTGAATCTCAATCCAGATTTTGAGATATTTTCGTCCGACCGCCTGGCCCGTGTAACCTACCACAATCCCTGTCATCTTCGGGCCGCGGGACTGCATAATGAGCCGCAGAAACTTTTACGCCGCCTGAACAATCTTGAAATTGTCGCTCCGCTATATCCGAACAGATGCTGTGCCCAGGCGGGGTCCTATGGGTTCCTTCATTTCCAGGAATCGAAACAGATGTTTTCGAAAAAGAAAGAGGATTATGCGGGGATTGAGGCCGAATATCTGGCGACCTCGTGTCCGGCCTGCCAGATGAAGATTCGCGCCGAAATGGGGAATAAATTCAATGTCGTCCACCCCGTCGAAATCCTTGCCGAGCGGTTGAAATAA
- the trxB gene encoding Thioredoxin reductase produces MSEKEYDIIVIGGGPGGLTAGLYAARANRKTVSIEKFQPGGQIANTEEVEDYPGFEHIMGGELAQKMADHAKKFGLEIVSDEVTEVYSEGKYRMVMTASGDVYRAKAVIISTGGSPNHINVPGEREFAGRGVSYCAICDGAFFKNQVIAVVGGGDAAVEEAMFLTKYGSKVYLIHRRDELRAQKVIQNRAFANPKMEFVWDTVVESINGENRVKSLSLRSVKTGATSTLEVGAIFIFVGFVPNSNITREPLTKDKNGYIITNDRMETSIKGIFACGDVRSQLVRQITNAVGDGTTAAMAAEKYIEELDD; encoded by the coding sequence ATGTCGGAAAAAGAATATGATATCATCGTCATCGGGGGCGGACCGGGCGGACTGACGGCCGGTCTCTATGCGGCCCGAGCCAATCGCAAGACTGTGTCGATCGAGAAATTTCAGCCCGGCGGGCAAATTGCCAATACGGAAGAAGTTGAGGATTATCCCGGTTTCGAACATATTATGGGAGGAGAACTGGCGCAAAAGATGGCGGATCACGCCAAGAAATTCGGACTGGAAATAGTCTCTGATGAAGTCACCGAAGTTTACAGCGAGGGGAAATATAGAATGGTGATGACGGCTTCGGGCGATGTTTACAGGGCCAAGGCCGTAATTATTTCCACCGGCGGTTCTCCCAATCATATAAATGTCCCCGGTGAACGGGAATTCGCCGGCCGGGGCGTCTCTTATTGCGCTATCTGCGACGGGGCCTTTTTCAAAAACCAGGTCATCGCCGTGGTCGGTGGAGGAGATGCCGCTGTCGAAGAGGCGATGTTCCTGACCAAATATGGAAGCAAAGTTTATCTGATTCACCGTCGTGATGAACTTCGTGCCCAGAAAGTGATTCAAAATCGGGCCTTCGCCAATCCCAAGATGGAATTTGTCTGGGATACAGTGGTCGAATCAATCAACGGCGAAAATAGAGTCAAATCTCTATCGTTAAGAAGTGTCAAGACCGGGGCAACTTCAACCCTCGAAGTAGGCGCCATTTTTATTTTTGTCGGTTTCGTTCCCAATTCCAATATTACCCGCGAGCCGCTGACAAAAGATAAGAATGGTTATATTATCACCAATGACCGAATGGAAACTTCGATAAAGGGAATATTCGCATGCGGTGATGTCCGAAGTCAATTGGTACGGCAGATAACTAACGCCGTCGGTGACGGAACCACGGCCGCCATGGCCGCCGAAAAATATATCGAGGAACTTGACGATTAG
- the cobO gene encoding Cob(I)yrinic acid a,c-diamide adenosyltransferase, translating to MAENNKKEKGLLVVYTGDGKGKTTAALGMTVRAVGYDWKVCIIQFIKGSWKYGELDGIKKLAPNVELNVMGEGFVGIIDDQKSIEIHRAAARKAFETALEKMASGKYELVILDELNVAVNLGLITRDELEEIVKKKPEKLHLVITGRGAIKWLIDQADLVTEMKEIKHPYQKGILAQKGVDF from the coding sequence ATGGCTGAAAATAACAAAAAGGAAAAAGGACTTCTCGTTGTCTATACCGGCGACGGGAAGGGAAAAACCACCGCCGCCCTCGGGATGACGGTGCGGGCGGTCGGTTACGACTGGAAAGTTTGTATTATCCAGTTCATCAAGGGAAGCTGGAAGTACGGCGAACTCGATGGTATCAAAAAACTGGCTCCCAATGTGGAATTGAACGTGATGGGGGAGGGCTTTGTCGGGATAATTGACGATCAGAAGTCGATTGAAATTCATCGCGCCGCCGCCCGCAAAGCCTTCGAAACCGCGCTGGAAAAGATGGCTTCAGGGAAATATGAATTGGTTATTCTGGACGAATTGAATGTGGCGGTGAACCTCGGCTTGATTACGCGCGACGAACTGGAAGAAATCGTAAAAAAGAAGCCGGAAAAATTGCATCTGGTTATCACCGGCAGGGGGGCCATCAAATGGCTTATCGATCAAGCCGATCTCGTGACCGAAATGAAAGAAATCAAGCATCCCTACCAGAAAGGGATTCTGGCTCAGAAGGGTGTCGATTTTTGA
- a CDS encoding putative HTH-type transcriptional regulator aq_268 (Evidence 3 : Putative function from multiple computational evidences): protein MQFTRAEEYGIMGVIYLAEQERDRVVPLSEIAQSQDVPEKFLAKIFQNLTKAGVVRSHRGVKGGFTFAKNPDEVTIREIVEIIQGPYHLIRCLHEVDCCEKYKECPIRLVLEEAEEKLLEIFNKYNIGQMICWRKTHAPS from the coding sequence ATGCAGTTCACTCGAGCAGAAGAATACGGAATTATGGGGGTAATCTATCTGGCCGAGCAGGAGCGGGATCGGGTGGTTCCTTTATCGGAAATCGCCCAATCTCAAGATGTCCCCGAGAAGTTTCTCGCCAAAATTTTTCAAAACCTGACAAAGGCGGGAGTGGTTCGTTCTCATCGCGGTGTCAAGGGCGGATTTACCTTCGCCAAGAATCCCGATGAAGTCACCATTCGCGAAATTGTCGAAATCATTCAGGGTCCTTATCATTTGATTCGATGCCTTCACGAGGTCGACTGTTGCGAAAAATATAAGGAGTGCCCGATTCGATTGGTGCTGGAGGAAGCCGAAGAGAAACTTCTGGAGATATTTAACAAGTATAATATCGGCCAGATGATTTGCTGGAGAAAAACGCACGCTCCTTCCTGA
- a CDS encoding putative NtrC family signal transduction histidine kinase (Evidence 3 : Putative function from multiple computational evidences), whose protein sequence is MPEPGSGRLISGLKLRFAVIIIALLGVLLFVLTYLGIQKSRSDSFELVRRQGAALLESLTLSSDNAIKANSLFDLLVQEKFSDLASFIEERPAMNYSSAELADMASRYGVDAILIYDNKLNVRAAGARGLFVGLAQIDSSIAPQVDSLWGDSLDDVDYEIPSAGIIEPPSMYFLKKTADRKFMIAMVSDALFYSSAKKDIGIGYLVQNIAREVGIEYILFQNEDGIVFSSRRIGPILKIDNDPFLKGALQSDTVLSRVYMLGDRKVLELVKPFSSVEYKAGLFRLGLSLEKYNEIVGGFDRQMIAMSVVIFAVLIFVILYLQGKQKRVFLDRSFRRMKSLSEKVFDSINSGLAVLSADGTVELVNRQFQEIFDIKEEDIIARNWSEMPFKDVIPFEKTLSGRQSQGEMESLLNLPSGRRFLLINIARLHEADGRDTGAVALVYDYTRIKELEETSRRRERLTELGDLAAGVAHEIRNPLNAISIAAQRLLAEFEPKEGSEEFRAFAGQIKAEANRLNDIVTRFLALARGQMKDLPTVNLSALVDDICRLFNLDINERRISFDSKIEPEIYLSGNADRLKQMIINLIRNSLEACRPGAGRIYIGLRKENDEPILTIVDNGSGIPEELRSKIFNPYFTTKNTGTGLGLAIVHQIVEEHHGRIEIISPPSGGTEFRIIFPK, encoded by the coding sequence ATGCCTGAACCCGGATCCGGCCGTCTTATCTCTGGCTTAAAACTTCGTTTTGCTGTTATTATAATCGCACTTTTGGGCGTCCTTCTTTTTGTCCTGACGTACCTGGGTATTCAGAAAAGCCGGAGTGACAGTTTCGAACTGGTGCGCCGTCAGGGCGCCGCCCTGCTCGAGAGTCTGACCCTTTCTTCTGATAACGCCATCAAAGCCAATTCCCTCTTCGATCTTCTGGTGCAGGAAAAATTTTCGGATCTGGCGTCATTTATCGAGGAACGGCCCGCGATGAATTATTCCTCCGCAGAGCTGGCCGATATGGCTTCCCGGTATGGCGTCGATGCTATTCTCATTTACGATAATAAACTCAATGTGAGGGCCGCCGGGGCCAGGGGATTATTTGTCGGCCTGGCGCAGATTGATTCTTCCATCGCCCCGCAGGTCGATTCCCTCTGGGGCGATTCCCTGGATGATGTCGATTACGAAATTCCGTCGGCCGGAATCATCGAACCTCCCTCGATGTACTTTCTCAAGAAAACCGCCGACCGTAAATTCATGATCGCTATGGTATCCGACGCCCTCTTCTATTCTTCGGCCAAGAAAGATATCGGTATCGGGTACCTGGTGCAGAATATCGCTCGGGAAGTCGGCATCGAATATATCCTGTTTCAGAACGAAGACGGGATCGTCTTTTCATCGCGGCGTATCGGCCCGATTTTGAAAATTGATAATGACCCTTTTTTAAAAGGAGCGCTGCAATCGGATACGGTCCTCTCCCGGGTCTATATGCTGGGGGACCGTAAGGTCCTGGAACTGGTCAAACCCTTTTCATCGGTGGAGTATAAGGCCGGGCTTTTCCGCCTTGGACTGTCTCTGGAAAAATACAATGAAATTGTCGGCGGATTCGACCGTCAGATGATCGCCATGAGCGTTGTCATCTTCGCCGTCCTCATTTTTGTCATTCTATACTTGCAAGGGAAGCAGAAGCGCGTTTTTCTGGATCGCTCCTTCCGGCGAATGAAGTCTCTATCCGAAAAGGTCTTTGACAGTATCAATTCCGGACTGGCGGTACTATCGGCGGACGGTACCGTGGAACTGGTCAATCGTCAATTCCAGGAAATATTTGATATAAAAGAAGAAGATATCATTGCCCGTAACTGGTCCGAAATGCCGTTCAAAGATGTCATACCTTTCGAGAAAACGCTCTCCGGCCGTCAATCTCAAGGGGAAATGGAGTCGCTTCTGAATCTGCCTTCAGGACGAAGGTTTTTACTGATAAATATCGCCCGGCTCCATGAGGCCGACGGCAGAGATACCGGGGCCGTGGCGCTGGTGTATGATTATACCCGGATAAAGGAACTGGAAGAGACCTCCCGTCGCCGGGAGCGTCTGACCGAGTTGGGGGACCTCGCGGCGGGGGTGGCGCATGAGATAAGGAACCCGCTGAATGCTATTTCTATCGCGGCGCAAAGACTCCTGGCGGAATTCGAACCGAAGGAGGGAAGTGAGGAATTTCGGGCCTTTGCCGGTCAGATAAAGGCGGAAGCCAATCGCCTGAACGACATCGTGACTCGCTTCCTGGCCCTGGCCCGGGGACAGATGAAAGATCTCCCGACTGTCAATTTAAGCGCCCTGGTCGACGATATCTGCCGACTTTTTAATCTTGATATTAATGAGCGGCGCATTTCATTCGATTCCAAAATTGAACCAGAAATATATCTTTCCGGCAATGCGGATCGGCTCAAGCAGATGATTATTAATCTGATCAGGAATTCGCTGGAGGCCTGCCGGCCCGGGGCGGGACGAATTTACATTGGATTGCGGAAAGAGAATGACGAACCGATTCTTACCATCGTCGATAACGGTTCCGGCATTCCCGAAGAGTTGCGAAGCAAGATATTCAATCCTTATTTCACGACCAAAAATACCGGGACCGGACTGGGCCTGGCTATTGTACATCAGATTGTCGAGGAACATCACGGGCGGATTGAAATTATATCGCCGCCTTCCGGCGGGACCGAATTCCGCATAATTTTCCCAAAATAA
- the dcd gene encoding Deoxycytidine triphosphate deaminase, whose amino-acid sequence MPVKSDRWIKEMSLKHEMIKPFAAKQIKKGVSYGLSSYGYDIRVADEFKIFTDVNSDIIDPKNFSTGSFVDVRAKSILVPPNSFALARSVEYFKIPREVITICLGKSTYARCGIIVNVTPFEPEWEGHATLEISNTTPLPAKIYANEGIAQIIFLGADEICMTSYKDKKGKYQGQRNITLPKTI is encoded by the coding sequence ATGCCTGTCAAGTCAGACCGCTGGATCAAGGAGATGTCGCTCAAGCATGAGATGATTAAGCCCTTCGCCGCCAAACAGATCAAGAAGGGCGTGAGTTACGGTTTGTCATCATACGGTTATGACATTCGTGTTGCCGATGAATTCAAGATTTTCACCGACGTCAATTCCGACATAATAGATCCCAAGAATTTTTCCACCGGCTCATTTGTTGATGTTCGTGCCAAGTCGATTCTGGTTCCCCCGAACTCCTTCGCGCTGGCCCGATCCGTGGAATATTTCAAGATTCCCCGCGAAGTCATCACCATCTGTCTCGGCAAATCGACATACGCCCGCTGCGGCATTATTGTCAATGTAACCCCTTTCGAACCCGAGTGGGAAGGTCACGCCACTCTGGAAATTTCCAACACCACTCCCCTGCCCGCCAAAATCTACGCCAACGAGGGAATTGCCCAGATTATTTTCCTCGGGGCCGATGAAATTTGCATGACGTCCTACAAGGACAAGAAAGGGAAATACCAGGGCCAGCGAAATATCACTCTGCCCAAGACGATCTAG